From one Terriglobia bacterium genomic stretch:
- a CDS encoding acyl-CoA dehydrogenase, with amino-acid sequence MTRPQPLVALTEDEQMFRDSVRQFAQDAIGPKVREMDEHGKFDPEIVQQFFQLGLMGIEVPEQYGGGGGTFFEAILAVEELSRVDPSAGVIVDVQNTLVNNALLRWGTEEQKKRYLPRMASEWCGAYALSEAGSGSDAFALTTRAELKGDEYVLNGQKMWITNGKEASLFIMIATVDPSAGYKGITAFIVEKDFPGFTVGKKEDKLGIRASSTCELILEDCRVPKANVLGEVGKGYKIAIETLNEGRIGIGAQMLGLAEGAWQYAMKYAQERKQFGKAIAEFQGIQFQLAQMATEIEAVKMMVYNAARMKDAKMNFVKEAAMTKLFASQVAERVASLCVEIYGGYGFTKDYPVEKFFRDSKIGKIYEGTSNMQLATIAKMVVK; translated from the coding sequence ATGACCCGGCCCCAGCCTCTCGTCGCCCTCACAGAAGACGAGCAGATGTTCCGCGACAGCGTTCGCCAGTTCGCGCAGGATGCCATTGGCCCGAAGGTAAGGGAGATGGATGAGCACGGCAAGTTCGATCCCGAGATCGTGCAGCAATTTTTCCAGCTTGGATTGATGGGTATCGAGGTCCCCGAGCAGTACGGCGGGGGAGGTGGAACGTTCTTCGAGGCGATCCTTGCGGTTGAGGAACTCTCGCGGGTAGATCCTTCGGCGGGAGTCATCGTGGACGTGCAGAACACCCTGGTGAACAATGCGTTGCTGCGCTGGGGCACCGAGGAGCAGAAGAAGCGCTACTTGCCACGGATGGCAAGCGAGTGGTGTGGCGCCTACGCACTCAGTGAAGCGGGTTCGGGATCCGACGCTTTTGCGCTGACGACTCGCGCCGAACTGAAGGGCGATGAGTACGTTCTAAACGGTCAGAAGATGTGGATCACGAATGGCAAGGAAGCCAGCCTGTTCATCATGATCGCGACGGTCGATCCCTCGGCCGGATACAAGGGCATCACGGCGTTCATCGTGGAGAAGGATTTTCCAGGGTTCACGGTCGGAAAGAAGGAAGACAAGCTCGGAATCCGCGCTTCGAGCACGTGCGAATTGATTCTTGAGGACTGTCGCGTGCCAAAGGCAAATGTCCTTGGCGAAGTCGGCAAAGGCTACAAGATCGCGATTGAAACCCTCAATGAAGGACGCATCGGCATTGGCGCACAGATGCTCGGCCTTGCTGAAGGCGCCTGGCAGTACGCCATGAAATATGCCCAGGAGCGCAAGCAGTTCGGAAAGGCGATCGCCGAGTTCCAGGGAATCCAGTTCCAACTGGCGCAGATGGCAACCGAGATCGAGGCCGTGAAGATGATGGTCTACAACGCGGCGCGCATGAAGGATGCGAAGATGAACTTCGTGAAAGAAGCGGCTATGACCAAGCTGTTCGCTTCGCAGGTGGCCGAACGCGTCGCCTCGTTGTGCGTCGAAATCTACGGCGGATACGGCTTCACGAAGGATTATCCCGTGGAGAAATTCTTCCGTGACTCGAAGATCGGCAAGATCTACGAGGGAACCTCGAACATGCAGCTTGCGACCATCGCCAAGATGGTGGTGAAGTAA
- a CDS encoding PilZ domain-containing protein, with protein sequence MVNITNRRQFERLEITERAVAVSERGARLGPVTQAGGGGMLVVAADANSLGLMPVGKRMRVTIIEPDLGTSNTMDVEVMYQRPDNHVGMQFVTLREEDLS encoded by the coding sequence ATGGTCAATATCACGAATCGACGTCAATTCGAGCGCCTTGAAATCACTGAGCGAGCCGTCGCTGTAAGTGAGCGAGGCGCTCGACTTGGTCCCGTCACGCAAGCAGGCGGTGGAGGCATGCTTGTGGTGGCAGCCGATGCGAACTCGCTTGGGCTGATGCCGGTGGGCAAACGGATGCGCGTGACGATTATCGAGCCTGACCTTGGGACATCGAACACCATGGATGTCGAAGTGATGTACCAGCGGCCGGACAATCATGTGGGCATGCAATTCGTGACCCTCCGCGAAGAGGACCTTTCGTAA